Within the Rosa rugosa chromosome 2, drRosRugo1.1, whole genome shotgun sequence genome, the region TGCAAAGAGCTCACATTTTATGAGTAAAATAGTATGAAACCTAGATCAAGTTAAACCGAATTCGTCGGAGTTTTTAGAGGCAAATTTGGCATTTTCCATCACAAGTATAAATAAGGCTAGCAATCGTTGACTCATTTTATACAAAGAAATTTATTTTGGGTAAATAGATGTAGAGCTAGTTTTGTCAATGTCTTAGGTTATTTGTTTGAGATAGTCAATAGGATTGGCTCTTTTAAATTTCTAATAGAGGCAACTCATCGTAATCAAACATCGTTTGTTTTTATATCTCATGCACCAAGCTTATTGTGTGCAATAAACTTTCAGATTGTACATTATTGAAGATAAGATGAGGCAAGATAATTATTCAGATGCCTTAGTCCAAGTTTCTACTTTAGAACACAATTTCACCCAACACGCGGTTGAGTTTGCTATCAGTTCCCAATATTGTGCTATATAATTTCGGTTTATATATTGTGTTTGTTTGTACACGATGTTGCTGAAGGCACTTGAGTCTAACCAACACACTCAGCTGTAGAGTCCGCTCCGACTATTGATTCTTCGCTCCAACGCCTCGCCGGTTTTGTTTGCTCCGGCGGTGGTAGAGGTTAGGGTTTTATCTGGTCTAACTAGGAGAGAGGTTAATGCATGTTAAACCCGGAATGGTAACTGTCAAAAATTACAACCTAGAATATGAATATGCTATAGAATATGGGACACACACAGAAGTATATTTAAGTAAATACTCAACGGCCAGAAATCTTAATAGGTAGTGTGTCACCATCGGAAGACAAGTGTTTCACAGCCCACAAACTCGCACACTGAACGGTCAAAACTTTGCTTCACCTCCTCTCCCTCACTATATAAACCCCCTCTGCTCTTCTTCTCGGGAAAGACCGTTTCAAAGCTCTCCTTATAATCACTCAACActttccctctctttctctctggtTTTCTCACCCTACATTCTCTGGTTTCTCTCCAAACCCACCAACCTCTCTTCCCTCTCCATCTTGTAAAACATATCATCACTTTTTTTCCAAGCAAGAAACACAATCCCCAGAACCTCCATTAACACAAGCAAACATGATCTCTTCAGTTAGGCTCAGAACCCCAACTTTCACGTCGGCACAGTTCTCGAACCAGAAGTGTTGTTTGGGAAAGATAGAGTATTGTTCCCTCCCTAATATTCAGAATGCGAAACAGAGCATCCTCTGTTCCTCCAAGCCGCTTCACATTTCTTCAGCCGAGAGTTTTGCATTGGTGGCCAAGACCCAGAAGCGCGGTTCGACAAGGTGTGATGTCTATGAGGCAGACAGATCACGCCCGATTGAGATCAACATCGACCTACCGGACCAGCAGGCTCGGAAGGAGACAGCTCAGACTCTCAAGATTAGTCTTTACTTTGCGACCTGGTGGGCTTTGAATGTTGTGTTCAATATATACAACAAGAAGGTTTTGAATGCGTTCCCATTTCCATGGCTCACATCCACGTTGTCACTCGCAACTGGGTCTCTGATGATGCTCATTTCTTGGGCCGTTGGGATTGCTGAAGCCCCCAAAACAGATATGGACTTCTGGAAGACATTGTTTCCGGTATGCAAAAGTTTGATGGTGTTTTTTTAGATCTTTAGAGATTTGAACTGTGTGGTTCTGATTTGGATTGGTTTATTAATTTTGTGTTTATAGGTTGCCGTGGCACATTCAATTGGTCATGTAGCAGCGACTGTGAGTATGTCAAAGGTTGCAGTTTCATTCACGCATATCATCAAGAGTGGTGAACCTGCTTTCAGTGTTTTGGTTTCAAGGTTCTTGTTAGGCGAAACGTTTCCCAGTTCGGTTTACCTCTCACTGTTGCCAATTATCGGAGGGTGTGCGCTTGCTGCTGTAACCGAGATCAATTTCAACATGATTGGTGAGAAAACTTGTTGAATTATGATAGTTTTGATTGATGGAACTCTACATTCACCATATTTTGATGTTGCAATGGTAAAACTCTGAAGGGTGTTAAATTGTTATGGTTTTAGTACTTTTTGTGGGTGTTGATTTTACTGATCAGTACCAAATTATGCTGATTTGTGCATTAGGGTTTATGGGTGCTATGATATCGAATCTGGCATTCGTGTTCCGAAACATCTTTTCGAAGAAAGGGATGAAGGGGAAGTCTGTCAGTGGCATGAACTACTATGCTTGTCTGTCTATGTTGTCTCTATTGATCCTGATTCCGTTTGCCATTGCCGTCGAGGGTCCCCAGTTATGGGCAGCTGGATGGAAGACAGCTCTTGCACAGATTGGTCCCAATTTCATATGGTAAAATACAATGACCTACAACTGTGTATTTATAATTGTTGGTTTGCTTGTTTTGATATGCATGATCCATTTCAACTATGAAGTAGGAGATGAATGTAAAAGAGATATATTTCATGCATATAGACATAGAGGAGTGATTGAGTTCTTTGTATCTAATATAGACCTGGACAATGAACTCAAAAATAGAATATGAGAAAAGCATACAATTCCATAAGTAGGATATTATGACTTGCAGAATTTGGCCTCTGAATTTTCTTTCTATAGGTTTGAATTGGCTAGGTGAAAGTGATTGTTTTTGTCCATTTGTTGTTAGTTACTTGTACACAAGGGCCTCTAAAGTGGGCTTTCAATATCTGCTAGTTTGGATCTTGAAGGGATTACCTAACTTATGACTCTAAATATATTGAAACAGGTGGCTGGCAGCTCAGAGTATCTTCTATCACTTGTATAATCAGGTTTCATACATGTCACTCGATCAGATTTCTCCCTTAACATTCAGCATCGGGAACACAATGAAGCGTATATCCGTCATAGTTTCCTCCATTATCATTTTCCGCACCCCTGTTCAACCGGTCAATTGCCTTGGAGCAGGCATTGCAATCCTTGGCACCTTCCTCTACTCACAGGTAAATATAAGTTTACTTTCACATTGGTTAAATGACTGTTCAGTATGCAATCTTACATATTTGTTCAGAATCCTGAAATATGTCTGGGGTTAAAATGCCTAATGTTGTGCATGGACAAGATTTATGTGTTGTTTTCATTTTGCATTCTTCAATCCCACTTGTTCATATGGTGACAAAGAACACAGGAAGGTGGTCTTTTAACATTTCAATGGCCACTCAAAAAAATATGGGGGCAATCAAAATGTAATCTTTCGATATAACATCTTCAGGGGCCACTAAAGAATAAGGGGGCAATCAAAATGCAATCTTCCTACCGTTTTGATATCTCATGTGCAGATGACCCCAAGTTGAAGTGTAGCAACATTTTCATTTAGTATGATGTTTAATATACAATTAAAATGAACTAGTTAAATAATCAACTTCCAAATCTTTACGTCACGTATTGTCCACTCTTCTGAAACTTAGAATCTTCCATGTAGTTAGCAGGTTGGCTCAATTTGGCTGACAATTTGCCATTAACTATTTGTGCAGGGCAACAAGGGCAGCAAGAAGTAAGGAATTTTCAAGATATTAAAGCTAGCATGTAACATAGATGATGACGAGAGACGGTGAGACTTGTCTGCCTATAGATATATGGAAGTTTTGAACAATCAATCAAACGGGTATATGAGAATATGTTCAACTGAACTTCGTGGTTTTGTGTCATCTAGATCATAGTCTTGAACCCATGGATTTGGTTCATATGGTTAGAGAGTATAGATGTCTTTTTGTTCACTGGTTGAGAGCTGAGAAATTGTATTGTAgattttgtagtaaataagaACAATGTTTGTTGAGGCCCATTACCTTTTGAGGCACAATAAGAGTTGGAGTTCAAATTTTGTCAATTCAATGTGTGCATACaaaattgaccaaaaaaaaaaaagtgtgcaTACAAATGATACAATAACTTAAACTGTCAAGAACAAGCCTGGGATGGTACTTAACTGATCATATTCACGAAATGCAACGGCAaaaacaaggacatgttgcacAATATGGCCCGAGGCACAAACACTATCGAGTAGCAGCCTTTAACATTGATTATAGTCATTTATAGAACTGTCAAAATCGCTATGAAGGGCTTGTTTGTATTCTTGGCTTTACGAAATGAAAATTACTTGGCTTACATGCTATCAGCTAAGCAACTATACTACTGCATAGCGCCAATGCTTAGTTGTTGACTGGTTGGTTATCTAAGTATACATCATCTACATTTTCGTTTCGTTTTCTTTGACTGAGAGCTTCTAACATTAGTCCCACTTTTCTTAAAAAATGATAGGTGCCCTCATCTACTTTTTTGACAACTAGACAAATGACAATCTCGTATTCACGCAAAAGAATTGATACATAGATATTTAATTGGTTTGGCTATCCATCAGAAGTTCAGAACTATATGGGAATCCTACTAGACGACCTTGTGCTACATCATGTGTAGGCCAGGACTCAGGAGATTCTGCTTATAATTGGTTCAATTGCTTCCAAATTTTTCCAATCATGCAACGTTTGTCAAGCTAATTATGATTTCAGTTTTTCCTCACCGTTGATGTCACACCCACGTAGGCTTCACTGCACAATAGTTGCATCAAAAGGTATTGTTGATTCACTATAAGAGAGGCCTCTTCAGTTTGTGAATCTCATAACTAATTAGTGACTTGATTATTCTGCTCTCACTGTTATGGAGGTTTTATCAGTATTTCACGCTTTCCTTATTATTGAAATCATGTGTTTTTCGATTCTCGTAGTGTCATGTAATCACATATCCTTGAAAGAAAACTCGCCGAGCAACTTTCTCTTTGGAACTGCATCCTCTTCTTATCAGGTATGTTGTCTTCTTGTCATCCATAAACCCAGTTGGTTTGAGTTATAGATGTAATtgtcatttttgtttttataatttTCAGTTTGAAGGAGCTTTTCTGAATGATGGTAAAGGTCTCAACAACTGGGATATCTTCACTCACAAGCCTGGTTAGAGTGCTTGATCATGTTTTATTGACTCATCACTTGGATGCATTTTCATCCAAATTGGATGCTAAAGAAGTTATATCTTGGCTTGTCATAGGTACTATCCTGGATGGAACTAATGGAGACATTGCTGTTGATCAGTACCATCTTTATCAGGTTAGTATTCTTCGTATTCAGTTAAAATTTTGATCTGTTATCTCCGCAAATCCTCTGTTACATGTTAGCAGTAGTCATTCTTCCTTCTTTTGCCAACTTTTATGTGTTCATATTTCACTTTCCATCCAATTCCCATATGCAAACTATATTAGTTTAAAACAATTTAGCAGCTAGAATTGCTTCTGAAACCTTATATTTTTCTGTGTATTCTCGATAACTTGTGCAGCTGGATTTCTAAATGAAtcaattatgcaagtgttcagGGGGCCTTCAGGCATAAGAGCAAAACACTTGCATGAATGATTCATTTAGATGCTAAATCTATCACGTACAATTATTTGATGCCTCCCAAGCTCAAATCAGACTGGACCTGTAAAGTTCAGTGGGTTTACTATAGAGTTGTCCCCATAAGGAGATATGTAAATATGCTTAGTTGTCTGTAAGTGTAGGAATGAGAAAAATGGTAGCTGCTGTTTAATTATATATAGATAGTTGATTTTGACATGACCAACCCTTAGAATTTATAATGCAAAGATATATAGATTGCATTACCCTACTTGTCATCATCTTCTTGTTGTTAATTGTATTCTCAAAACCCTACGATATGGGAATCTCTGGTAATGGTATAATGCAAAGATATATAGATTGCATTACCCTACTTGTCATCATCTTGTTGTTGTTAATTGTATTCTCAAAACCCTACGATATGGGAATCTCTCTGGTTGATAGCTTTGCCATTGATTTGAGCTAGTGAGGTCATTACTGTTTGTAGGGTTTGTCtccaatggtttttttttttttttttaaaagaggatcaaagggtttcactcctctacccccatggtgactcgaacccatgactttgtacataggtagtgggtgctctaaccactgaacTAACACCACTTCGTACCTTTGTAACTTAATTGCACTGATCTATAGAGGTAGAAAGGAAAATGTTTACCTGGGGATAACTGGTGTgctaataaaaagaaaacatcaATAATGTCTTTGATTTGTATGACTACTCTGGATTAGAGTAATCGCTGACAATCGGTTTTGCATTTATATGAGAAAACAGGAAGACTTGGATCTCATGAATAACATTAGAGTCAACAGCTACCGTTTTTCTATATCATGGGCAAGAATTTTACCCAGTAAGATATTTTTCATTTGATCAAGTTTAAATTATGATGAATGTAGTATTCAGTCTTCACATATCTAAGCAATCTCTACTATAACTATGAACCAGAAGGAAGATTTGGAAAAGTGAACAGAGCTGGCATTGATCACTATAACAAGTTCATCGATGCTCTTCTGCTTAGAGGTCTTCTTTGTTACTATTGTTTATGTACTCATCCAATTTATTTAAGTTGCTGCATTACTAAAGTGTTGTCAGAAAACTTGTGTTCAATGCTCATACACAAGTATGACATGTATCTCCTTCCTCAACATATTTAGTGTCCTTGTGTAGGAATCCAGCCCTTTGTGACATTGACTCACTACGACATACCTCAGGAACTTGAAGACAGATATGGATCTTGGCTAAGTCCCCTACTGCAGTAAGCAGCATATGTTTCCTTACCTCTCTCTAGTTTAAGGACAGTTTCATATAGGGATTGGAACTTGGAAGTCACTAATAATGAGACAATATCTCACATTTTTGCAGGGACGATTTTAGATATTATGCAAATATATGTTTCAAATTCTTTGGAGACAGGGTCAAGTACTGGTCCACTTTCAATGAGCCCAATGTTGTGGTCATTCGTGGATATAGGTCAGGGATTTACCCACCATCTCATTGCTCTCTCCCTTTCGGAAATTGTACTACTGGAGACTCAGAAAGAGAGCCTTTCATTGCAGCTCATAACATCATTCTATCCCATGCAGCTGCTGTGAATATATACAGAACCAAATATCAGGTTTTTATTAAATGTCTCGTCTTAGATTCAATACTAGCTAACTCATAAGTTCAGTTGAATAATATGTCTGTAACACAGAAAAAACAAGGAGGTAGCATTGGGATGGTGATGAATGCTGTATGGTATGAACCCATCAGCAACTCCTTAGAAGACAGATTAGCAGCTGAGAGGGCTCAGTCTTTCTATATCAACTGGTATGAACTTGTtcttatacatatatattcttCTAGCTACACATCCATAATAACGCATGGTCTGACTAGTATGACTAAAATGTTCAATGCAGGTTCTTAGACCCAATTCTCCATGGAAGATACCCTGCAGAAATGCATGAGCTTCTAGGAGCTGATTTGCCTGTATTTTCCAAATTTGATCTGGAGATGCTGAAGAATGGATTAGACTTCATCGGTATCAATCACTACACCAGTTTTTACTCAAAAGACTGTATGTTTTCTCCATGTGAACCAGGACCAGGAGCTTCAAGGACAGAGGGTTATGCTTTGAGAACTGCACAAAAAGATGGAGTCTACATTGGAGAACCAGTATGTAATCTCATCTTGTCAATTATCGGAATCACCACAACACTAATCTTCTAAAAGCTACCTGACCTTTTTATTGATTTAGACTTCAGTTGATTGGATATATGTGTATCCTCAAGGAATGGAGAAGATGGTAACATACATAAAAGAGAGGTACAATAATACACCAATGTTTATT harbors:
- the LOC133729860 gene encoding beta-glucosidase 47-like isoform X2, with the protein product MSHPRRLHCTIVASKVSCNHISLKENSPSNFLFGTASSSYQFEGAFLNDGKGLNNWDIFTHKPGTILDGTNGDIAVDQYHLYQEDLDLMNNIRVNSYRFSISWARILPKGRFGKVNRAGIDHYNKFIDALLLRGIQPFVTLTHYDIPQELEDRYGSWLSPLLQDDFRYYANICFKFFGDRVKYWSTFNEPNVVVIRGYRSGIYPPSHCSLPFGNCTTGDSEREPFIAAHNIILSHAAAVNIYRTKYQKKQGGSIGMVMNAVWYEPISNSLEDRLAAERAQSFYINWFLDPILHGRYPAEMHELLGADLPVFSKFDLEMLKNGLDFIGINHYTSFYSKDCMFSPCEPGPGASRTEGYALRTAQKDGVYIGEPTSVDWIYVYPQGMEKMVTYIKERYNNTPMFITENGYGVEENPNSTNEEQFHDVKRVEYLRSYLQALADTMRTEGADVRGYFVWSLLDNFEWTSGYTVKFGLHHVDYGTLKRTPRLSAAWYRQFIANNTLQILSAQE
- the LOC133729860 gene encoding beta-glucosidase 47-like isoform X1; protein product: MEVLSVFHAFLIIEIMCFSILVVSCNHISLKENSPSNFLFGTASSSYQFEGAFLNDGKGLNNWDIFTHKPGTILDGTNGDIAVDQYHLYQEDLDLMNNIRVNSYRFSISWARILPKGRFGKVNRAGIDHYNKFIDALLLRGIQPFVTLTHYDIPQELEDRYGSWLSPLLQDDFRYYANICFKFFGDRVKYWSTFNEPNVVVIRGYRSGIYPPSHCSLPFGNCTTGDSEREPFIAAHNIILSHAAAVNIYRTKYQKKQGGSIGMVMNAVWYEPISNSLEDRLAAERAQSFYINWFLDPILHGRYPAEMHELLGADLPVFSKFDLEMLKNGLDFIGINHYTSFYSKDCMFSPCEPGPGASRTEGYALRTAQKDGVYIGEPTSVDWIYVYPQGMEKMVTYIKERYNNTPMFITENGYGVEENPNSTNEEQFHDVKRVEYLRSYLQALADTMRTEGADVRGYFVWSLLDNFEWTSGYTVKFGLHHVDYGTLKRTPRLSAAWYRQFIANNTLQILSAQE
- the LOC133729861 gene encoding glucose-6-phosphate/phosphate translocator 1, chloroplastic-like codes for the protein MISSVRLRTPTFTSAQFSNQKCCLGKIEYCSLPNIQNAKQSILCSSKPLHISSAESFALVAKTQKRGSTRCDVYEADRSRPIEINIDLPDQQARKETAQTLKISLYFATWWALNVVFNIYNKKVLNAFPFPWLTSTLSLATGSLMMLISWAVGIAEAPKTDMDFWKTLFPVAVAHSIGHVAATVSMSKVAVSFTHIIKSGEPAFSVLVSRFLLGETFPSSVYLSLLPIIGGCALAAVTEINFNMIGFMGAMISNLAFVFRNIFSKKGMKGKSVSGMNYYACLSMLSLLILIPFAIAVEGPQLWAAGWKTALAQIGPNFIWWLAAQSIFYHLYNQVSYMSLDQISPLTFSIGNTMKRISVIVSSIIIFRTPVQPVNCLGAGIAILGTFLYSQGNKGSKK